One Bdellovibrio bacteriovorus str. Tiberius DNA segment encodes these proteins:
- a CDS encoding MlaE family ABC transporter permease has protein sequence MNNLALPFTVFMMEVLHFIGGVGLLSRDVFRETFRGKIYYKLISEQIYQIGMRSLPLIVITAVSIGMVMSLQFGMGLEKFGGKLYVPKLLAVTILREMGPVFTSLMLAARVGAGIASEIGSMVVTQQIDAIRALGTSPIKKIVIPRVLACLITLPILVSIANIVGNLGGLIIGATELNLDPNFYYLKVMTTSNIQDYLSGFAKTFFFAIFIAIPSCYFGLNVKAGTKEVGIATTKAVVVSSILIVVGDFFLSKLFWIVEKMI, from the coding sequence ATGAATAACCTCGCCCTGCCCTTCACAGTCTTTATGATGGAAGTCCTTCACTTTATTGGTGGAGTGGGGCTGCTGAGTCGTGACGTCTTCCGTGAAACCTTTCGCGGAAAAATCTATTACAAACTTATCTCTGAACAAATCTATCAGATTGGCATGCGTTCCTTGCCCTTGATCGTGATCACCGCCGTCAGTATCGGCATGGTGATGTCCCTGCAGTTTGGTATGGGCCTGGAAAAGTTCGGTGGTAAACTTTATGTGCCGAAACTGCTGGCGGTGACCATCCTGCGTGAAATGGGGCCGGTGTTCACAAGTCTGATGCTGGCAGCGCGTGTGGGTGCGGGTATTGCCAGCGAGATCGGCAGTATGGTCGTCACCCAGCAGATTGACGCGATTCGTGCCCTGGGCACATCCCCGATCAAAAAAATCGTTATCCCCCGTGTTCTGGCCTGCCTGATCACCCTGCCGATTCTGGTGTCTATCGCCAACATTGTCGGAAATCTTGGGGGCTTGATCATCGGTGCGACCGAATTGAATCTGGATCCCAATTTCTATTACCTGAAAGTGATGACGACTTCCAACATCCAGGACTATCTGTCAGGATTTGCGAAGACCTTCTTCTTTGCCATCTTCATTGCGATTCCGTCCTGCTATTTTGGTCTGAATGTGAAAGCCGGAACTAAAGAGGTCGGCATTGCCACCACCAAAGCAGTCGTGGTGTCCTCGATCCTGATCGTGGTTGGTGACTTCTTCCTTTCGAAACTGTTCTGGATTGTGGAGAAAATGATATGA